One Babesia bovis T2Bo chromosome 4 map unlocalized Chr4_1, whole genome shotgun sequence genomic window carries:
- a CDS encoding NMDA receptor-regulated protein 1 family protein: MANHKNDKNTVIGEQNQLTSKDVATFKTVMDLYNQKQYKKGLKTVEGLLAKHPKYGEALSFKALFLSHLEPSLENEIMDLAKEGLKNDVKSYICWYVLGAIYKQRKLYKDTFKCFSMALRIDPKNDRLMKDISAIAIEIHDYVSFRKMAKQILEIKLKFYKEWMAFAFSQHLCQNIEGACRVAQEANTLFDGKYEVEPFELSSSMIYWASILEESGKYEECIKVLNDKKNLILDNIMRLEYIGRAAIKAKIWDVAHDAYAQLVEENPDNARYTLLFIATHCNVRVKSIFQMPLKRNIINTPDDANQSQSDSNVEEEEEKYFEDAILKGMLPPIILSEEILDIEGVYSTSNWCYENTINRTYDKFVNAMRQKAETKVDATNDEKLFLGCYCYGDYVTKIAKTFDIKDLDDPQTVDLHAAESILTNYFSAYPIARNTLYTVRPKIHPWSRYPLYIFTRDLTSDESNTLLDVLNLIKKNNYLGNALHLSFVVNDHIKTYHAVIKPLIEAGCLSIFKYFSHACTINIAYRLLVLLECYRRNLKSGFLLEHGIETSTSLIGETKHDISGYSILAISQLDVVNIFAARIYDYLGQYHKGLDLLEQTIKTSPLAVDAYMMMGKIYKHLGDFAKSKQAYCMASDIDRSDRQTSSKAAKALLRAREFEASVHKWKSFLVEDVGKQNDKDAKKNEKNVKTKDAPPEVKSMKFELMAAEQHCNIYLEYSTSKPKGHNINESAIESLQKAHDIYSAILERQHEVYMNQLDFHNYCINRLQYQTYYIFNQIRSGYTALLYFIEAAKGILWTTAEMHKQGIVYETACLREFEEVTNDHNIDYCIDMIKCISSQRVFNTSLYSAIYEFTDVLELPMSFKIQCLLRTYETAHKNPMHHHLYPMVVDLIRKSYYKHFPKAISSVLPPCTTVIFDEKETAFRNCDGRCLSDAEAAHLYIDEIMLRIKEAGVMDTNHCEAIAVALHGDDTNVKQTAEIYLSYSQTLPTYSELYKHYWKLRKIIHDRFDTVNDSPLKDTITSLERALENRCPGIQFNFD, from the exons ATGGCGAATCACAAAAACGACAAAAACACAGTAATTGGGGAACAAAATCAGTTAACCTCCAAAGATGTTGCGACCTTCAAGACTGTTATG GACTTGTACAACCAAAAGCAATATAAAAAGGGGTTGAAGACAGTGGAAGGACTGCTAGCAAAACATCCAAAATATGGAGAAGCTTTGTCGTTTAAAGCGTTATTTTTGTCCCACTTAGAGCCATCACTGGAAAATGAGATCATGGACCTTGCAAAAGAAGGACTTAAAAATGACGTAAAAAGTTACATCTGTTGGTACGTGTTAggtgctatatataagcaGAGGAAACTGTACAAAGATACGTTCAAGTGTTTCTCAATGGCATTAAGAATAGATCCAAAAAATGATAGGCTCATGAAAGACATAAGCGCCATAGCTATAGAAATCCATGATTATGTATCTTTTAGGAAAATGGCGAAACAAATACTAGAAATCAAACTTAAATTTTACAAGGAGTGGATGGCATTTGCATTTTCACAACACTTGTGTCAAAACATAGAGGGAGCATGTAGAGTCGCTCAAGAGGCCAACACCCTATTCGACGGTAAGTATGAAGTGGAACCATTCGAACTTAGCTCGTCAATGATATATTGGGCATCGATTTTGGAAGAGTCGGGTAAATACGAAGAATGTATCAAGGTACTCAATGACAAGAAGAACCTGATACTCGATAACATTATGAGACTCGAGTATATTGGCCGTGCTGCAATAAAAGCTAAAATATGGGATGTAGCGCATGATGCATATGCACAGCTGGTAGAAGAAAACCCGGACAATGCTAGATACACTCTGCTGTTTATCGCAACTCATTGCAATGTTAGAGTCAAATCCATATTCCAGATGCCTCTAAAACGTAATATAATTAATACTCCCGATGATGCAAATCAATCTCAAAGTGATTCCAAtgttgaagaagaagaggaaAAGTATTTCGAGGATGCAATTTTAAAAGGAATGCTTCCACCAATCATTTTAAGTGAAGAAATACTGGACATCGAAGGGGTGTACTCTACTAGTAACTGGTGTTATGAAAATACCATCAACAGAACGTATGACAAATTTGTAAACGCAATGCGACAGAAAGCAGAAACTAAAGTAGATGCAACCAATGATGAAAAACTTTTCCTTGGATGCTATTGTTATGGTGATTATGTCACCAAGATCGCCAAAACATTTGACATTAAGGACCTTGATGATCCACAAACAGTAGACTTGCACGCTGCAGAAAGTATACTCACAAACTATTTTTCTGCATATCCCATTGCAAGGAACACACTCTACACTGTAAGACCAAAAATACATCCATGGTCCAGATATccgttatatatattcacaaGGGACCTGACGTCAGATGAAAGCAATACGCTATTGGATGTTCTGAATCTCATTAAAAAGAACAATTATTTGGGTAACGCTTTGCATCTATCATTTGTTGTAAACGACCATATTAAGACCTATCATGCTGTTATCAAACCCCTCATCGAAGCTGGTTGTCTGAGCATTTTCAAGTATTTTTCACACGCATGTACTATAAATATTGCTTATCGTCTATTGGTTCTGTTGGAATGTTACCGGAGAAATCTCAAATCCGGGTTTTTATTGGAACATGGGATCGAAACATCAACTTCTCTTATTGGTGAAACCAAACATGATATATCCGGCTACAGTATACTGGCAATCAGTCAACTGGATGTCGTAAATATTTTTGCAGCAAGAATATATGACTATCTGGGACAATACCATAAAGGGTTGGACCTTTTGGAACAAACGATAAAGACATCACCATTGGCGGTTGATGCTTATATGATGATGGGAAAGATCTACAAACATTTAGGTGATTTTGCAAAAAGTAAACAGGCATACTGTATGGCCTCCGATATTGATCGAAGTGATCGCCAGACTAGTTCAAAAGCTGCAAAAGCGCTACTCAGGGCTAGGGAATTTGAAGCCAGCGTGCATAAATGGAAATCTTTTTTGGTTGAGGATGTCGGaaaacaaaatgataaaGATGCAAAgaaaaatgaaaagaatGTGAAAACAAAGGATGCCCCGCCAGAAGTAAAAAGCATGAAATTTGAATTGATGGCTGCAGAACAacattgtaacatatatctCGAATATTCCACAAGCAAGCCAAAGGGTCATAATATCAATGAAAGTGCAATAGAGTCATTGCAAAaggcacatgatatatacagcGCGATCCTTGAAAGGCAGCATGAAGTTTACATGAACCAATTGGATTTTCACAACTATTGTATCAACAGGCTTCAGTATcaaacatattatatattcaatcaAATAAGATCGGGATATACGGCTCTGTTGTACTTTATAGAAGCAGCCAAAGGTATACTGTGGACAACTGCAGAGATGCATAAACAGGGCATTGTATATGAAACAGCTTGTTTAAGGGAATTCGAAGAAGTTACCAATGACCACAATATAGATTACTGCATAGATATGATAAAGTGTATCTCATCACAAAGAGTCTTCAACACAAGCTTGTATTCGGCTATATACGAGTTTACTGATGTCCTTGAACTCCCCATGTCATTCAAAATACAATGCCTTTTGAGAACATATGAAACAGCTCATAAAAACCCAATGCATCATCATCTGTATCCAATGGTAGTCGATTTAATTAGAAAATCATATTACAAACATTTCCCCAAGGCCATATCAAGCGTTCTACCACCATGCACTACAGTCATATTTGACGAAAAAGAGACGGCATTCAGAAATTGTGATGGGCGTTGTTTAAGCGATGCAGAAGCAGCCCATTTATATATCGATGAAATCATGCTACGCATAAAAGAGGCAGGAGTCATGGATACGAATCACTGCGAAGCTATAGCGGTAGCACTACATGGTGATGATACGAATGTGAAACAAACTGCTGAAATATATCTATCGTACAGCCAAACGCTTCCCACGTATAGTGAGTTATACAAACACTATTGGAAATTAAGAAAGATCATACACGATCGTTTCGATACCGTTAACGATTCTCCACTGAAGGACACCATCACATCATTAGAAAGGGCTTTGGAAAATCGTTGTCCTGGGATTCAATTTAATTTTGACTGA
- a CDS encoding pre-mRNA splicing factor 18 family protein, producing MRALFDVIEKKKKEVQALKKDGQKWTRKADELAEERKKAEEDIERNLQIKKVKTNDQVKKISSFYSVNEDAEAKKHKAYITNLFKGIPDSEIINQLRRHKEPATIFAETREDRIERLYQAQEKENIAKNQQNIFVEAIIGRKNTSPTQYDLSEFDDTLKACNNLPETTKEYRIASWVSTTLNKWEQHILSQREEFLQEGNVAEARRRDAMLAQTKKDLQPLINMLKSQTLEEEILEKMYNVVICCEKKDYQAAHEAYMLLAIGNAAWPMGVTMVGIHERAGRSKIFTSEVAHILNDEKTRKYIQMIKRLLSFAQNQ from the exons ATGCGAGCTCTTTTTGATGTCATAGAaaaaaagaagaaggaaGTTCAAG cATTAAAAAAGGATGGGCAAAAATGGACGAGGAAGGCGGATGAACTTGCAGAAGAACGCAAAAAAGCCGAAGAAGATATTGAACGCAACTTACAAATAAAAAAGGTGAAAACAAACGATCAAGTAAAG AAAATTAGCTCTTTTTATTCTGTAAATGAAGATGCAGAGGCAAAAAAACATAAGGCATATATAACCAACCTGTTTAAAG GTATACCTGATTCGGAAATCATCAATCAATTAAGGCGGCATAAAGAACCGGCCACGATTTTTGCAGAAACGCGTGAAGATAG AATTGAAAGGTTGTACCAAGCACAAGAAAAGGAAAACATAGCGAAAAATCAGCAaaacatttttgttgaaGCTATTATAGGAAG AAAAAACACTTCGCCAACGCAATATGACCTATCAG AATTTGATGATACACTCAAAGCATGTAACAATTTGCCGGAAACGACGAAAGAATACAG AATTGCAAGTTGGGTGTCAACTACGCTAAATAAGTGGGAACAACATATTCTTTCACAAAGAGAAGAGTTTCTACAAGAAGGAAATGTAGCAGAAGCAAGACGTAGAGATGCAATGCTTGCTCAAACCAAAAAGGATCTTCAGCCTTTAATCAATATGTTAAAATCGCAAACCCTGGAGGAAGAAATACTAGAAAAGATGTATAACGTGGTTATATGTTGTGAAAAAAAGGACTACCAAGCTGCCCATGAGGCTTATATGCTCTTAGCTATAGGAAATGCAGCGTGGCCCATGGGTGTCACCATGGTTGGTATACATGAAAGAGCTGGACGTTCAAAAATATTTACATCCGAAGTCGCTCACATTCTTAACGATGAAAAAACCCgcaaatatattcaaatgATCAAAAGATTACTATCTTTTGCACAAAACCAATAG
- a CDS encoding putative L-lactate dehydrogenase — protein MYKNILSTMAPVIKRNKISLIGSGNIGGVMAYLAQLKELGDVVLFDIAPKLGAAKALDIMHANAIYDTSQNVIGTTSYEDIAGSDVCIITAGLAKLPNKSDDEWSRDDLVAPNSKIMFTIGENIKKYAPNAFVICITNPLDVMVKMLLKSTGFPKNKVVGMGGLLDSSRMCHYIADKLRVNPRYVHGSCIGGHGDSMIPLTNHVTVNGIPIQRFIERGEITQAELDKIAERTIGSGMELVQLYGNGSAFFAPATAAIEMASAYLSDKRSVIVCSCYLEGEYGHNDVYLGTPAIIGANGIEKIITLKLSAEEQAKLDASVKEIRRLEALVG, from the exons ATGTACAAAAACATTCTATCAACAATGGCTCCTGTAATCAAAAGGAACAAAATCAGCCTTATTGGCTCCGGAAACATCGGTGGTGTTATGGCTTACCTTGCACAACTGAAGGAACTTGGCGATGTAGTACTCTTCGACATTGCACCAA AATTGGGTGCTGCCAAGGCTTTGGATATCATGCACGCAAATGCCATCTACGATACCTCCCAAAATGTTATTGGTACAACTAGCTACGAAGATATCGCCGGTAGCGACGTTTGCATCATCACTGCTGGTTTGGCAAAACTTCCCAACAAGAGCGATGATGAGTGGAGCCGTGATGATTTGGTGGCCCCAAACAGCAAGATTATGTTCACTATCGGTGAAAATATCAAGAAGTACGCTCCCAACGCCTTTGTCATATGCATCACTAACCCATTGGACGTCATGGTCAAGATGCTGCTCAAATCCACCGGATTCCCCAAGAACAAGGTTGTTGGTATGGGTGGACTTTTGGATTCTTCCAGAATGTGCCACTACATTGCCGATAAACTCAGGGTCAACCCTAGGTATGTACACGGATCCTGCATTGGTGGCCACGGTGACAGCATGATTCCACTGACTAACCACGTCACTGTCAACGGTATCCCCATCCAAAGGTTCATTGAAAGGGGAGAAATTACCCAGGCCGAACTTGACAAGATTGCTGAACGTACCATTGGATCTGGTATGGAACTTGTTCAGCTTTACGGTAACGGATCTGCTTTCTTCGCCCCAGCTACCGCTGCCATTGAAATGGCATCTGCTTACCTCAGTGATAAGAGGTCTGTAATTGTCTGCTCATGCTACCTTGAGGGTGAATATGGACACAACGATGTATACCTTGGCACTCCTGCCATTATTGGCGCCAACGGAATTGAAAAAATCATCACCCTTAAACTCAGTGCTGAAGAGCAAGCAAAGTTGGATGCTTCCGTCAAGGAAATCAGGAGGTTGGAGGCTTTGGTTGGTTAA
- a CDS encoding oxidoreductase NAD-binding domain containing protein: MGPLLLLFWLCVFANGPYILIKAYLRRSASSSRIECLHSVPDSGKFRYTVKSPLECSIRSSRLIGTNGIDRSFYHIVIEHNGLYKYEPGQYCGVIPPGISERTKRKYAPRSYSLAPVLDDDGVDPSTSFSLGIRAPIILPENKHMFRDICICSQFLSGAIPGTPVSVTGPFGKFVLSPGDLTGDRNLLFIATGSGIVPYMGFLKAILEKSNSKIMELGRILLLFGVQSPDTYLYRDTIERYVSDFNGRLTVIPCYSRYGVDSERGYVQDVILREMDMVKSLCSYGGLECSVYICGHKSMKNAVMESLMTVFEGDPKRNAIMNAVKVEVYE, from the exons ATGGGCCCTTTGTTATTACTATTTTGGTTATGCGTTTTCGCTAATGG gccatatatattaattaaAGCGTATTTAAGGAGATCCGCATCATCTTCAAGAATTGAATGTTTACATTCTGTTCCGGATTCAGGAAAATTTAG ATACACTGTAAAATCACCTCTTGAATGCAGTATTCGATCATCACGTTTAATCGGTACAAATGGCATTGATCGTAGTTTTTACCACATTGTTATTGAGCACAACGGCTTATACAAATATGAGCCTGGTCAGTATTGCGGCGTGATACCTCCAG GCATATCGGAGAGAACGAAGCGGAAATATGCACCCAGGTCATACTCTTTGGCTCCGGTGTTGGATGACGATGGCGTTGATCCTTCAACATCTTTCTCGTTAGGCATACGCGCACCCATTATCCTTCCTGAGAACAAACATATGTTCCGTgatatttgtatatgttcCCAATTTCTATCAGGTGCTATTCCTGGTACTCCTGTAAGTGTAACAGGCCCTTTTGGCAAGTTTGTGTTGTCTCCTGGTGACCTTACTGGAGATCGCAATTTGCTTTTTATCGCTACCGGTAGTGGAATTGTTCCCTATATGGGATTTTTGAAAGCCATTTTGGAAAAGTCCAATTCCAAAATCATGGAATTGGGCCGCATATTGTTGCTCTTTGGTGTTCAATCACCTGATACATATTTGTATAGAGACACCATTGAGAGATATGTATCAGATTTCAATGGCCGTCTGACAGTTATCCCTTGTTATTCACGCTATGGAGTGGATTCAGAACGTGGTTATGtacag GATGTTATACTACGTGAAATGGACATGGTTAAGTCCTTATGCTCCTATGGAGGTTTGGAGTGCAGCGTTTACATATGTGGGCACAAGTCCATGAAAAATGCAGTTATGGAATCATTGATGACGGTCTTTGAGGGCGATCCAAAACGCAATGCGATTATGAATGCTGTGAAGGTTGAAGTCTACGAGTGA
- a CDS encoding putative integral membrane protein — protein MCEDTMWTPPRCIVNRVRSSRILWTLALLLTITEVLAIDEPCDDGSGDCKNGATCIKVNTEGQTKNMCICTEQYTGWDCSVKIDYCKNHCKPYRKDISCQQALCNQGTCVNADEYPYYSCNCGPFFSGYNCEIEYNPCSQPATNPCGHGTCVFIRGTNQVICQCHPGWMANLNQQVMKLTWNGADIFVSPPCTEPIKRGITGLAPMLTPKTKALWYTIFIASIVVFIWSLASVIRNALSNRTTQSTQ, from the exons ATGTGTGAAGACACTATGTGGACTCCGCCTAGGTGTATAGTGAATCGTGTTCGATCTTCAAGAATTCTATGGACTCTTGCATTGCTCTTGACGATAACGGAGGTCCTTGCAATAGATGAACCTTGTGATGATGGGTCAGGAGATTGTAAAAATGGAGCTACATGTATAAAAGTTAATACAGAAGGACAAACGAAAAATATGTGCATATGTACGGAGCAGTACACTGGATGGGATTGCTCCGTGAAAATCGATTATTGCAAAAATCATTGTAAACCATACAGAAAGGATATATCATGCCAACAGGCATTGTGCAATCAAG GCACATGTGTGAATGCGGATGAATACCCGTACTATAGCTGTAACTGTGGACCATTTTTCTCAGGATACAACTGTGAAATAGAATATAACCCATGTAGCCAACCAGCGACAAATCCATGTGGCCATGGAACATGTGTATTCATCAGAGGAACGAACCAAGTCATATGCCAGTGCCATCCAGGATGGATGGCCAACCTAAATCAACAAGTGATGAAGTTGACCTGGAATGGTGCAGATATATTTGTATCGCCGCCATGTACCG AACCTATAAAACGTGGGATCACGGGATTGGCACCTATGCTAACACCAA AAACCAAAGCACTCTGGTATACGATTTTTATAGCCTCAATAGTAGTGTTTATATGGAGCCTGGCATCTGTCATAAGAAATGCACTCTCAAATAGAACTACACAGAGTACACAGTAA
- a CDS encoding Acetyltransferase (GNAT) family protein yields the protein METRGENVGIFDRHSGICEEFELDGLCLKFKQLESYDEYLEVRPLVEQLSRCSIIHYREYVERMLRYPSYYPFVLCLSGSASNVEPRNPVGDNTDANTSTAECNSSLGRNMIIGYLEIYVMPHLGRSFDCRLERVVIHPSYRNRGICQRMLNSAIEFCTSVLRCNRIDLISDNPVAVHIYKKFGFDHVMVNTYRKSV from the coding sequence ATGGAGACACGTGGAGAGAATGTAGGTATCTTCGACCGTCATTCTGGTATATGCGAGGAGTTTGAGCTGGACGGTTTGTGTTTAAAGTTTAAGCAGTTGGAGTCTTATGACGAATATTTAGAGGTTCGCCCATTGGTTGAGCAGCTATCTCGTTGCTCCATTATTCACTACCGTGAGTATGTAGAAAGAATGCTACGATATCCATCATACTATCCTTTTGTCTTATGTTTATCTGGTTCTGCGTCTAATGTGGAACCTAGAAATCCTGTGGGAGACAATACAGATGCAAATACCTCTACAGCGGAGTGCAATTCTTCACTGGGTAGGAACATGATTATTGGCTATTTGGAGATTTACGTTATGCCTCATTTAGGTCGTTCATTTGACTGTCGTTTGGAGCGTGTTGTTATTCATCCATCATATCGTAATCGCGGTATTTGTCAACGGATGCTGAATTCAGCCATAGAGTTTTGTACATCGGTATTACGTTGCAATCGTATTGACCTCATAAGTGACAATCCTGTAGCTGTGCACATATACAAGAAGTTCGGTTTTGACCACGTTATGGTCAACACATATCGCAAGAGTGTTTAG